One part of the Marispirochaeta sp. genome encodes these proteins:
- the mltG gene encoding endolytic transglycosylase MltG, which produces MRYLLRFLIAAVLVLFVTGIAAGGAAVFYTKAPEDPPGDTFFRVRPGDSLSLIAEQLENRGFIRSKLILRLYSRIMKTDDDLQTGYYSIPSGASMFEIHDILLTGKQYLVHVTIPEGFTMRRIGQILEEKGILRASEFLLAAESPELIDELGIPADSLQGYLYPDTYRMPLESSAGAVLRHMVATFFQKLEEGGIQREDYTPEELHERVILASIVEREYRLAEEAPLIASVFLNRLNIRMPLQSCATVVYVLTEEEERDHPEFLTYRDLEVNSDFNTYQNYGLPPAPICNPGKVALESSFSPADTDFLYFLVEDPQSGRHRFTTNLSEHNQAKRLYIKGR; this is translated from the coding sequence ATGAGATACCTGCTGCGTTTTCTTATTGCGGCTGTGCTGGTGCTGTTTGTTACAGGAATAGCTGCCGGCGGAGCCGCGGTTTTCTATACCAAAGCTCCTGAGGATCCTCCCGGGGATACCTTTTTTCGGGTACGCCCTGGCGATTCCCTTTCTCTGATTGCTGAGCAGCTGGAAAACCGGGGGTTTATTCGTTCCAAACTGATTCTACGGCTTTATTCCAGAATAATGAAAACAGATGATGATCTGCAGACCGGATATTACAGTATTCCATCCGGTGCATCGATGTTCGAAATTCACGATATACTGCTCACCGGTAAACAGTATCTTGTCCATGTAACCATCCCGGAAGGATTTACCATGCGTAGAATCGGCCAGATCCTGGAAGAAAAGGGTATCCTTCGGGCAAGCGAGTTTCTGCTTGCGGCTGAATCTCCGGAATTGATTGACGAATTGGGAATTCCTGCGGATTCTTTGCAGGGATATCTTTATCCGGATACCTACCGCATGCCCCTGGAGTCTTCAGCGGGTGCTGTTCTTCGGCATATGGTGGCTACCTTTTTCCAGAAACTTGAAGAAGGGGGGATTCAGCGTGAGGATTACACCCCTGAAGAACTTCATGAACGGGTTATCCTGGCCTCTATTGTTGAAAGGGAATACCGCTTAGCCGAAGAAGCTCCTTTAATTGCGTCTGTTTTTTTAAACAGGCTTAATATCCGCATGCCTCTGCAGTCATGCGCAACTGTTGTATACGTGCTTACTGAAGAGGAAGAAAGGGATCATCCTGAATTCCTGACTTACCGGGATCTGGAGGTTAACTCAGATTTTAACACCTATCAGAACTACGGCCTTCCTCCGGCACCAATCTGTAACCCAGGGAAAGTCGCCCTGGAATCTTCTTTTTCTCCCGCCGATACGGATTTTCTCTATTTTCTTGTTGAAGACCCGCAAAGCGGTCGTCACCGCTTTACTACAAATCTGTCCGAACATAACCAGGCCAAGCGTCTCTATATAAAAGGCAGATAA
- the dnaG gene encoding DNA primase translates to MAIPQAVISEISDKTSMVELVSLYTTLKFSGGQYSGLCPFHSEKTPSFSVNEEKKLFYCFGCHKGGNLFQFVMDMENLNFAEAVRFLGQRAGVEIREDSDRGQETRVGALFDLYAGVTRSFHYLLTETMAGAKARDYLHTRGVSDEIISSFQLGYAPKDPDWLHDFLIKKGYSPDFLAESGLFSRNDSRYPLFRNRLIIPIASNQGRVIAFGGRLLEGEGPKYLNSPETPIFKKSRTLFGLNKAAKVMRGSGRFFLCEGYMDVMALAQAGIAESIAPLGTSFTQDQANLLKRYADKGVVLFDNDDAGQNAASKAVILCAKSGIETSIARVSGGKDPADILEKEGGQALQKSLQYTINSFDYLVEKAMSRFSSGTPEGKHRILSEIAPFLEAQDSAVKRDGYLTRLSDMLEVNVTALTADLSQQTTSSREVPQEQKDPERVGSDLFLMLGVAAYPEHFSYIRQYVNADDLIDQRARQLFIILEDAFRRDELDMNAIAQNVDNEEVRGLIFDKAFSGELGSDPKSVLQDTLRSVRYGALVRRQKEVIRALERAERNGVSHEELKSLLTEKMYLTEELQKLRVRQA, encoded by the coding sequence ATGGCAATCCCCCAGGCGGTAATCAGCGAAATCAGCGATAAGACCTCTATGGTTGAACTGGTTAGTCTCTATACCACATTGAAGTTTTCAGGAGGACAATACAGCGGTCTCTGTCCCTTCCATTCGGAGAAGACGCCGTCATTTTCCGTGAATGAGGAGAAAAAGCTCTTTTACTGCTTCGGGTGTCATAAAGGGGGTAACCTCTTTCAGTTCGTAATGGATATGGAAAATCTCAACTTTGCAGAAGCAGTCCGTTTTCTGGGACAAAGGGCAGGAGTCGAAATCCGGGAAGACTCCGATAGAGGTCAGGAAACCCGGGTAGGGGCTCTCTTTGACCTTTATGCCGGGGTTACCCGAAGCTTTCACTATCTGCTGACGGAAACCATGGCCGGAGCGAAGGCCAGGGATTATCTGCATACCCGGGGAGTTTCCGATGAAATAATCTCCTCATTCCAACTGGGTTATGCTCCGAAAGATCCTGACTGGCTCCATGATTTTCTGATCAAAAAAGGTTATTCCCCTGATTTCCTGGCCGAATCCGGTCTTTTTTCCCGCAATGATTCCCGATATCCTCTATTTCGAAACCGCCTTATAATACCCATAGCTTCGAATCAGGGCCGGGTAATCGCCTTTGGAGGCCGTCTGCTGGAAGGAGAAGGACCAAAATACCTGAACAGCCCGGAGACGCCAATTTTTAAAAAGAGCAGGACCCTGTTTGGCTTGAACAAGGCTGCAAAAGTCATGCGCGGTTCAGGACGTTTTTTTCTCTGTGAAGGATACATGGATGTTATGGCCCTTGCCCAGGCGGGAATCGCCGAATCCATTGCACCTCTTGGTACCTCATTCACCCAGGATCAGGCAAATCTGCTCAAACGTTACGCTGATAAGGGCGTTGTGCTTTTTGATAATGACGACGCTGGCCAAAACGCCGCCAGTAAAGCAGTTATACTTTGCGCAAAATCTGGAATAGAGACCTCCATAGCCAGAGTTTCCGGAGGAAAAGATCCCGCAGATATATTGGAAAAAGAGGGTGGTCAGGCGTTGCAAAAATCATTACAATATACTATAAATAGCTTTGATTATCTTGTGGAAAAGGCCATGTCGCGTTTTTCCTCAGGTACTCCGGAAGGGAAGCACCGCATTCTCTCCGAAATTGCCCCCTTTCTGGAGGCACAGGATTCCGCGGTCAAGCGAGACGGGTACCTGACGCGCCTGTCCGATATGTTGGAGGTCAACGTTACTGCACTAACAGCTGATCTTTCGCAACAAACTACGTCGTCTCGAGAAGTTCCGCAGGAGCAGAAAGATCCGGAGCGAGTTGGTTCGGATCTTTTCCTCATGTTAGGTGTCGCCGCATACCCGGAACATTTTTCATATATTCGACAGTATGTCAACGCAGATGACCTGATTGATCAACGCGCTCGTCAGCTGTTTATAATACTTGAAGATGCCTTTCGACGGGACGAGTTAGATATGAATGCTATTGCCCAAAATGTCGATAATGAAGAAGTTCGGGGTTTAATTTTTGATAAAGCCTTTTCGGGCGAATTAGGATCTGACCCCAAGTCAGTTCTTCAGGACACCCTGCGGAGTGTACGGTATGGAGCTCTTGTCCGAAGGCAAAAAGAGGTAATCCGCGCTCTTGAAAGGGCAGAGCGCAATGGGGTTTCTCATGAAGAGCTGAAGAGTTTACTGACAGAGAAGATGTACCTGACCGAAGAATTGCAGAAACTAAGGGTGAGACAGGCATGA
- the rpoD gene encoding RNA polymerase sigma factor RpoD, translating into MTELLNDPAVTKLLEYAKKKKKITYDEVNDFLPEEIVNSEKIEDVFSLLEQHHVEIEEDNLDLNIPTITEEDEVEDVALEDDEDTEEISEDFNATDELEDAEEPEEDMEKTKVAASKKRVVLGDKDSAIDDPIRLYLREIGKENLLTAEQEVELSKRMEDGENIIKQVVKASGLIIPEIYHLIQKTFSKADPREMDLSKKEISELLAERRRLNQFYREPLRVLAPGIRQYIEHKNKLVSLGEDILVSSELAAKRTSLVKKIGNIDLHQEEILLLSDKFSNAEKKIKRYRKEQHRIERRLRVSSTRELRTMGRGLAIPDERRKIEVDLELSADEIKEKIRQIQITEKKLRNLEIEFEENIESILEHAERISKGQHMMKGAKDKLIQANLRLVVSIAKKYTNRGLHFFDLVQEGNIGLIKAVEKFEYRKGYKFSTYATWWIRQAITRSISDQARTIRVPVHMIEQINKVVRESRQLMQVLGREPSDEEVAERLGWSVARVKSVKNVAREPISLETPIGEEEDSLLGDFIEDKDIENPASQTAFKLLQEQLQDVLYTLPPREQEVLKMRFGLEDGYSLTLEEVGLYFNVTRERIRQIEAKALRRLRHPKRSRRLKDYIDN; encoded by the coding sequence ATGACAGAGCTGCTCAATGATCCAGCTGTTACAAAACTTCTGGAATACGCAAAAAAGAAAAAGAAAATCACCTACGATGAGGTCAACGACTTTCTTCCCGAAGAGATTGTCAACTCAGAGAAAATCGAAGATGTGTTCAGTCTTTTGGAACAGCATCACGTCGAGATTGAGGAGGATAATCTGGATTTGAATATTCCGACTATAACTGAAGAAGATGAAGTAGAAGATGTCGCGCTGGAGGATGATGAAGATACCGAGGAAATATCCGAGGACTTCAATGCAACAGATGAATTAGAGGACGCTGAAGAGCCTGAAGAAGATATGGAGAAAACAAAAGTTGCTGCTTCCAAGAAACGTGTTGTCCTTGGGGATAAAGATTCCGCTATTGATGATCCTATCCGTCTTTATCTGAGAGAAATCGGTAAGGAGAACCTTTTAACCGCCGAACAGGAAGTTGAACTCTCAAAACGCATGGAAGACGGCGAAAATATTATTAAACAGGTCGTTAAGGCTTCCGGTCTTATTATACCTGAAATTTATCACCTGATCCAGAAAACATTTTCCAAGGCAGACCCCAGGGAGATGGATCTTTCCAAAAAGGAAATTTCCGAACTGCTGGCGGAGAGGCGGAGATTGAATCAGTTTTATCGTGAGCCTCTGCGGGTACTTGCTCCTGGTATTCGGCAATATATTGAACATAAAAATAAACTGGTATCCCTGGGTGAAGATATTCTTGTCAGCAGCGAGCTTGCGGCAAAACGCACTTCTTTGGTCAAGAAGATTGGTAACATCGATCTTCACCAGGAAGAGATTCTTCTTTTATCGGACAAGTTCTCCAACGCTGAAAAAAAGATAAAACGATACCGCAAAGAGCAGCATAGAATCGAACGACGGCTCCGGGTAAGCAGCACCAGGGAACTGAGGACCATGGGCCGCGGCCTGGCAATCCCTGATGAACGCAGAAAGATCGAAGTTGATTTGGAGCTCAGCGCAGACGAGATAAAAGAAAAGATTCGACAGATCCAGATCACAGAAAAGAAACTCAGAAATCTGGAGATTGAGTTCGAAGAGAACATTGAGTCTATTCTTGAACATGCCGAACGAATTTCCAAGGGCCAGCACATGATGAAAGGGGCCAAAGATAAACTTATTCAGGCCAACCTCAGACTGGTTGTCAGTATTGCCAAAAAATACACCAACCGGGGTCTCCACTTTTTTGATCTTGTGCAGGAAGGTAACATCGGTCTTATCAAGGCCGTTGAAAAGTTCGAATACCGCAAGGGCTACAAATTTTCTACCTATGCAACATGGTGGATCAGACAGGCGATTACCCGCTCAATCTCGGATCAGGCCCGAACAATCCGTGTTCCTGTTCACATGATTGAGCAGATAAACAAGGTTGTACGGGAATCCCGTCAGTTAATGCAGGTGCTTGGCAGGGAACCTTCCGACGAAGAGGTTGCCGAAAGGCTTGGATGGTCTGTGGCCAGAGTGAAATCCGTCAAGAATGTGGCCAGAGAGCCGATTTCTCTCGAAACTCCTATAGGGGAGGAAGAGGATTCTCTTCTTGGCGATTTTATCGAGGACAAGGATATCGAAAACCCTGCAAGCCAGACAGCCTTTAAACTGCTCCAGGAACAACTGCAGGATGTATTGTACACTCTGCCTCCCCGTGAGCAGGAGGTATTAAAAATGAGGTTCGGACTAGAGGACGGATATTCCCTGACTCTCGAAGAGGTAGGGCTCTATTTTAATGTTACCAGAGAAAGGATCCGCCAGATAGAGGCAAAAGCATTGCGACGCTTGCGTCATCCGAAGCGCAGCCGTCGGCTTAAAGATTATATCGATAACTAA
- a CDS encoding C4-type zinc ribbon domain-containing protein: MMTEVFDKLRTLQDILSQKYEIEREIHDIPKALTTKTELLNRLKKSYIEKNTKRERINEKMKSLRIKLSDAESQRETYEKQMDQITTQREYEALDKEIRDATEKEQQLRKDILREEKELEEINATLEREESMIQLQEEELSAEQEKIKNESAQKEEVLKQLEAEEKDVIPGLEEDILFKFERIIRSKSGVGIVPVKASVCTGCHMQLPAQFVNDVRNGEKILFCPYCSRILFYSESEISEDSYFFQDEDAGSLADLVDSEE, from the coding sequence ATGATGACTGAGGTTTTCGACAAGTTACGTACCCTGCAGGATATTTTATCTCAGAAGTACGAAATCGAACGTGAAATTCACGATATCCCCAAGGCATTGACCACTAAAACGGAACTGTTAAACCGTTTAAAGAAGTCCTATATTGAGAAGAATACAAAGCGGGAACGGATTAACGAAAAAATGAAATCTCTGCGGATTAAGCTGTCCGACGCCGAATCACAGCGTGAGACCTATGAAAAGCAGATGGACCAGATAACCACCCAGCGGGAATATGAAGCCCTTGATAAAGAGATCCGAGACGCCACCGAAAAGGAACAGCAGCTGCGTAAGGATATTCTCCGGGAAGAAAAAGAGCTGGAAGAGATCAATGCGACCCTTGAGCGCGAAGAAAGTATGATTCAGCTTCAGGAAGAAGAACTGTCCGCCGAGCAGGAAAAGATAAAAAATGAAAGTGCTCAAAAGGAAGAGGTTCTTAAACAGCTTGAAGCTGAAGAAAAGGATGTTATCCCGGGACTGGAAGAAGATATCCTGTTCAAATTTGAACGTATTATCCGCTCTAAGTCTGGTGTCGGTATTGTACCGGTAAAAGCTTCTGTATGTACCGGGTGTCACATGCAGCTTCCTGCACAGTTTGTAAATGACGTCCGCAATGGAGAAAAGATCCTCTTTTGTCCGTATTGCAGCAGAATTCTTTTTTACAGTGAATCAGAGATTTCTGAAGACTCGTACTTTTTTCAGGATGAGGACGCCGGAAGTCTGGCGGACCTTGTCGATTCAGAAGAGTAG
- a CDS encoding tetratricopeptide repeat protein has protein sequence MRLPKDRFNFSRVSQNYGRRKSGLKLVVSAIVVILSITIGAFSVNKIMRVSGNDLSMREELKVLWEQMNYEEINLRCAEVLESSPLNMDALVYNGLSYFYRGVAKFTLEDKIPLFDQAIEYLRLADLTAEYPLKGSVHYILAKTYYHKGRYYTDLAINYMLSSLDLGYQGIDSYEYLGLSYSELGEYEKSVEYFEKALDQNPSDTLYLVLGQTYFSMEEFSRAEETLLRCLNATGDIATQQKARFLLGRIYLNRKEYLKAENQYREILAINKNSADSYFYLGSIYDELNDTIKARAEWRKALEIDPTHHGARQKLYN, from the coding sequence ATGCGACTACCAAAGGATCGGTTCAATTTTTCACGTGTATCCCAGAATTATGGAAGACGAAAAAGCGGACTGAAACTAGTTGTTTCTGCCATTGTTGTAATCCTGTCAATAACTATCGGCGCGTTCTCGGTAAATAAAATCATGCGGGTCAGTGGAAATGATCTTTCCATGCGTGAAGAACTCAAGGTTCTCTGGGAACAAATGAATTACGAGGAGATCAATCTTCGTTGCGCAGAAGTTCTCGAATCATCTCCTTTAAATATGGACGCCCTGGTATATAACGGTTTGTCCTATTTCTATCGTGGTGTTGCGAAGTTCACCCTTGAAGATAAAATACCCCTCTTTGACCAGGCGATCGAGTATCTCAGACTCGCCGATCTGACAGCGGAGTATCCTCTGAAGGGAAGTGTTCACTATATTTTAGCGAAAACGTACTATCATAAAGGTCGTTATTATACAGACCTTGCGATAAATTATATGCTGAGTTCCCTCGATTTGGGGTATCAAGGTATCGACAGTTATGAGTACCTCGGACTGTCATATTCAGAACTGGGAGAATACGAAAAGAGTGTAGAATATTTTGAAAAAGCACTTGATCAGAATCCGTCCGATACTTTATATCTTGTTCTGGGTCAGACGTATTTTTCCATGGAAGAGTTTTCCCGGGCAGAGGAAACTCTGTTGCGCTGTCTTAATGCAACCGGGGATATTGCAACCCAGCAAAAGGCCAGATTTCTGCTTGGAAGGATTTATTTGAATCGAAAGGAATATTTAAAAGCTGAAAACCAGTATCGGGAGATACTTGCAATAAACAAGAATTCCGCCGATTCATACTTCTATTTGGGCTCGATTTATGATGAATTGAATGATACTATCAAAGCGCGAGCTGAGTGGCGCAAAGCACTTGAAATAGACCCGACGCACCATGGAGCGCGTCAGAAACTTTACAACTAA
- a CDS encoding rod shape-determining protein, with product MGMFNLADAFSTEIGIDLGTCNTLIYVRGKGIVISEPSVVAVERGTKKVVAVGVEAKRMLWKTPGDIIAIRPLRDGVIADLETTEKMIRYFISKVLPRRWFVKPRMVIGVPTCITEVERRAVEEAAYKAGAREVKVIEESLAAAIGAKIPIFEPAGHMICDIGGGTTEISVISLGGMVVSKAIRIGGDEFDEAIIKHVRNVHNLIVGEQTAENLKIKIGNAIADKTIEKMEIKGTDAITGLPRRLEIDSVEVREALQEPINAVIEEIKRTLGQTPPELAADIVERGIVMTGGGSLLKGLPKLISKETGVPVILAEDPLLCVANGAGMYFQHTKDMASNQTIYNNLNT from the coding sequence ATGGGAATGTTTAATCTTGCCGACGCGTTTTCCACGGAAATTGGTATAGATTTAGGGACATGTAACACACTAATATATGTCCGCGGAAAAGGTATTGTAATCAGTGAACCTTCGGTGGTGGCAGTTGAACGGGGAACAAAAAAGGTTGTTGCCGTTGGTGTCGAGGCAAAAAGAATGCTCTGGAAAACCCCGGGAGATATTATTGCAATTCGTCCTCTCCGGGACGGAGTTATTGCTGACTTGGAAACAACCGAAAAGATGATCCGTTACTTTATCAGTAAAGTACTCCCCAGACGCTGGTTTGTTAAACCCAGAATGGTCATAGGAGTACCCACATGTATCACCGAGGTTGAACGGAGAGCAGTAGAAGAAGCTGCCTACAAAGCAGGAGCCAGAGAGGTAAAGGTAATCGAGGAATCTCTGGCGGCTGCAATTGGAGCTAAAATTCCGATTTTTGAACCTGCTGGACATATGATCTGCGATATTGGCGGAGGAACCACCGAGATCTCTGTTATTTCTCTTGGTGGAATGGTTGTAAGTAAAGCTATCAGGATAGGCGGCGACGAGTTTGACGAAGCGATTATTAAACATGTCCGAAACGTACATAACCTTATTGTAGGCGAGCAGACTGCCGAAAACCTTAAGATAAAAATTGGTAATGCCATTGCCGACAAGACCATCGAAAAGATGGAGATTAAAGGCACGGATGCCATAACCGGTCTTCCACGTCGTCTCGAGATAGACTCAGTTGAGGTCAGAGAAGCCCTGCAGGAGCCAATAAACGCTGTAATTGAAGAGATAAAGCGTACCCTGGGACAGACTCCGCCGGAGCTGGCAGCAGATATAGTAGAGCGCGGGATTGTAATGACAGGGGGTGGATCACTGCTGAAAGGTTTACCCAAGCTTATCAGCAAAGAAACCGGTGTTCCTGTAATTCTTGCCGAAGACCCTTTGCTGTGCGTAGCTAATGGTGCGGGAATGTATTTTCAGCATACCAAGGATATGGCAAGTAACCAGACAATCTATAACAATCTAAATACATAA
- the mreC gene encoding rod shape-determining protein MreC — translation MNESGFLFKRRKGLTLLAALLLSIVILVVDTNSFTLNPSKIGYSVISTVQIGFAGVKHFLQETANSITELKRLKSEYEALREKMEDYQVIQRDLVNLRSENDRLRTLLNLTAELEYRHIAARIIAKDPSAYFHSFTIDKGSRDGITKDMPVIAYQQGFQGVVGKVLETGPLTSRVLPLISANCYVSSRLQSSRFEGLVQGSGGINQPIIMQYVVKTAREEIQFGDLVETSGMDSIYPPNIFIGRVRSIGSKEWEPDLELSIEPIIDFSRLEYVVVLDIQSPFSGESSE, via the coding sequence ATGAACGAAAGCGGTTTTCTCTTTAAGCGCCGAAAGGGACTCACCCTCCTGGCTGCTTTATTATTGAGTATAGTAATTCTTGTGGTTGATACAAATTCTTTTACTCTGAATCCCTCAAAGATTGGGTACTCTGTTATATCGACAGTTCAAATTGGTTTTGCAGGGGTTAAACATTTTCTACAGGAAACCGCTAATTCCATTACTGAGCTTAAAAGACTAAAGAGTGAATATGAGGCTTTGCGGGAAAAGATGGAGGACTATCAGGTTATTCAACGAGACCTCGTTAATCTCCGTAGTGAAAACGATCGTCTTCGGACCCTGCTTAATTTGACTGCAGAACTTGAGTATCGTCATATTGCTGCCAGAATAATTGCGAAAGACCCGTCAGCTTACTTTCATTCCTTTACCATCGACAAGGGGAGCAGAGACGGGATCACAAAAGACATGCCGGTAATCGCGTATCAGCAGGGTTTTCAGGGAGTTGTTGGAAAAGTTCTGGAAACCGGACCGTTGACCTCCCGGGTCTTGCCTCTGATCTCTGCTAACTGTTATGTCAGCAGCAGGCTCCAAAGTTCCCGCTTTGAAGGACTGGTCCAGGGGAGCGGCGGCATTAATCAGCCGATTATTATGCAGTATGTAGTAAAAACTGCCAGAGAAGAGATCCAGTTTGGAGATCTTGTTGAAACGTCCGGTATGGATTCAATATATCCTCCTAACATTTTCATAGGACGCGTACGCTCAATAGGATCAAAAGAGTGGGAGCCCGATCTGGAACTCTCTATAGAACCCATTATAGATTTTTCCCGTCTTGAGTATGTCGTTGTTCTTGATATTCAATCCCCATTTTCCGGAGAATCGTCAGAATGA
- the mreD gene encoding rod shape-determining protein MreD, which translates to MIRHPVVQIAILIGLILFETVIVRELNLIGIELALYLVFFVFIAHAQGSMKAVVIGFCVGLAVDFLSAGPLGLHSFSMSLIGYLAGSLRGKLFLDPIFMPMLLMLAAGLINLIAGTLIIALFSIEVSSHPFSSSFVFMLLAHALLSPICFGLMRLVGIVPLNLRSEER; encoded by the coding sequence ATGATACGCCATCCTGTAGTACAAATAGCAATCCTCATTGGTCTCATTCTGTTCGAAACAGTTATTGTCCGGGAATTGAATTTGATCGGAATCGAATTGGCACTGTATCTGGTTTTTTTTGTTTTTATTGCTCATGCCCAGGGTTCCATGAAAGCTGTTGTTATCGGGTTCTGTGTTGGTCTTGCAGTTGATTTTCTGTCCGCCGGGCCATTAGGTCTTCACAGCTTTTCAATGAGCTTAATAGGATATTTAGCCGGATCTTTGCGCGGGAAACTATTTCTTGATCCTATTTTTATGCCCATGCTTCTTATGCTGGCTGCAGGACTAATTAATCTGATTGCTGGAACCCTGATCATTGCTCTTTTTTCTATAGAAGTATCAAGCCATCCTTTTTCCAGTTCCTTTGTGTTTATGCTGCTCGCGCATGCCCTTCTTTCTCCTATCTGTTTCGGCCTCATGCGTCTCGTGGGAATAGTACCCCTCAATCTTCGGAGTGAGGAACGATGA
- the mrdA gene encoding penicillin-binding protein 2: MNIGFGERVNPSNKLRLITIGGIFLVTIAIFTLYLFNLQVVRANEFQRRAQQVARRSSIISAQRGEIYDRNFDLPLAINIPSFAVNVIPAELSNAERDHVFPKLASVLNIGVEQIEGRILPAYNHLYQPVEVASGVHLKSISYIAEHIDEYPGITWNNKSIRSYTVPGSLAHIIGYVGDITREELQVLYNQGYSQSSTLGKSGIEKVYDQLLRGTDGIRYSTVDVRGRRVFQPGIEEKPPVSGNNIVLTIDRRIQKLAEDSLGPRVGSVVVLKPSTGEILSMVSYPWFNPNMFGTERDPEEYRKTSLDPEFPFLNRAIQAAYAPASAFKTIMTTAILEDNVFPPDQKIDCPGYLQVGNRTFHCHKKTGHGPLDLKGALAESCNVYFWTLGIRYLGVDRIINFARQFGYGQPTGIDLPGETSGRVPSPQWKEQTFNVKWVGGDTANISIGQGDLLVTPIQMANMMAMVVNKGTIYRPHLLKEIRDPVSGSVVEEQKPDILFQTTTNPDVFKQVQEYLRGAIVDGTAKVVLTTKAVEVAGKTGTGEAGFEDQWSSWFVAYAPFNGPPEDQVVVAVNVEAVNDWEWWAPKAANIIFQGIFANEDFRQAVKSLRWQWMFPDLDKDNNPR, from the coding sequence ATGAATATAGGCTTTGGTGAACGTGTCAATCCCTCAAACAAGTTGCGACTGATAACTATTGGGGGCATATTTTTAGTAACAATCGCTATTTTTACTCTATATCTGTTTAATCTGCAGGTAGTGCGGGCCAATGAATTTCAGCGAAGGGCGCAGCAAGTTGCCCGGCGTAGTTCTATAATCTCTGCTCAGCGAGGAGAAATATACGACCGCAATTTCGATCTCCCATTAGCCATTAATATTCCATCCTTCGCGGTAAACGTTATTCCAGCTGAACTTTCCAATGCTGAACGAGACCATGTTTTTCCAAAACTTGCTTCTGTACTGAATATAGGTGTTGAACAAATAGAAGGACGTATTTTACCTGCGTACAATCATCTGTATCAGCCGGTTGAAGTTGCATCGGGGGTACATTTAAAATCCATAAGTTATATTGCTGAGCATATCGACGAGTACCCCGGAATAACATGGAATAATAAATCAATCCGATCCTATACCGTACCGGGCTCTCTGGCTCATATTATCGGCTATGTTGGAGATATTACCAGGGAGGAACTTCAGGTACTTTATAATCAGGGATACTCACAATCCTCAACCCTCGGTAAGAGCGGAATCGAAAAGGTATATGATCAACTGCTCCGCGGCACCGACGGAATACGGTACTCTACAGTCGATGTCCGGGGTCGAAGGGTCTTCCAGCCGGGAATAGAGGAGAAGCCTCCTGTTTCGGGAAACAATATAGTTCTTACAATTGACCGGAGAATTCAAAAGCTTGCAGAAGATTCCCTGGGGCCGAGGGTTGGTTCAGTCGTTGTCTTGAAACCCTCAACAGGTGAAATACTATCCATGGTCTCATATCCATGGTTTAATCCGAATATGTTTGGTACGGAACGTGATCCAGAGGAATATAGAAAAACAAGCCTGGATCCAGAATTTCCTTTCTTGAACCGGGCAATACAGGCAGCTTATGCACCAGCATCAGCGTTCAAAACCATCATGACCACTGCCATATTGGAGGACAATGTTTTTCCTCCTGATCAAAAAATCGACTGCCCCGGTTATCTTCAAGTGGGCAATCGCACCTTCCACTGCCACAAGAAAACGGGTCATGGTCCGCTCGATTTAAAGGGTGCTCTGGCTGAATCCTGTAATGTCTATTTTTGGACCCTGGGCATCAGGTATCTAGGGGTGGACCGTATTATAAACTTTGCCCGGCAGTTCGGTTATGGGCAGCCTACAGGAATAGACTTGCCCGGAGAAACCTCCGGACGGGTGCCAAGCCCGCAATGGAAAGAACAGACGTTTAACGTAAAATGGGTAGGCGGAGATACTGCAAACATTTCCATAGGGCAGGGGGATCTTTTAGTTACTCCCATTCAGATGGCTAATATGATGGCCATGGTAGTAAACAAAGGGACGATTTATCGTCCTCATCTATTAAAGGAGATCCGGGACCCCGTTTCGGGTTCAGTTGTGGAAGAACAAAAACCGGATATTCTTTTTCAAACCACAACCAATCCTGACGTTTTTAAACAAGTACAGGAGTATCTTCGTGGTGCTATTGTAGATGGAACAGCAAAAGTGGTTCTGACTACAAAAGCTGTAGAAGTCGCCGGAAAAACAGGAACCGGCGAGGCAGGTTTTGAAGATCAGTGGAGTTCCTGGTTTGTTGCCTATGCACCTTTTAACGGGCCTCCTGAAGATCAGGTTGTTGTCGCTGTTAATGTTGAAGCTGTTAATGATTGGGAGTGGTGGGCACCCAAGGCAGCGAACATTATCTTCCAGGGAATATTCGCAAATGAGGATTTCAGGCAGGCGGTAAAATCCCTTCGTTGGCAATGGATGTTTCCTGATCTTGATAAGGACAACAATCCCAGATGA